Proteins found in one Aneurinibacillus uraniidurans genomic segment:
- a CDS encoding PhoH family protein: MKKIYVLDTNVLLQDPLAIFSFQDNNIVLPAVVLEEIDSKKRLMDEIGRNARYVAKLLDTLRLKGQLHKGVTMDNGGDLRVELNHRSFARMQEMFLDATNDNRILAVALNLHTEEQQKEKPCAVVLVTKDALLRVKADALGLPAEDFLSDRVVHEFSSLYKGYTTLSVSVDVIQKFYGPGPFDIKKHLPQYGFLPNEFLILKDELGSSSSAIGRVSSDSRYLLPLVFGDEIVWGIKARNAQQKMAMELLLNKDIPLVTLTGKAGTGKTLLSLAAGLMQIEDEHAYKKLLVARPIVPLGKDLGYLPGEKEEKLRPWMQPIYDNLEYLFNTKHSSDLDKILAGLGSIQVEALTYIRGRSIPEQFIIVDEAQNLTKHEVKTILTRVGDNSKIILMGDPQQIDHPYLDEVNNGLTYVVEMFKQQKMSGHITLHKGERSNLAQLAADLL, from the coding sequence TTGAAAAAAATCTACGTCTTAGACACGAATGTATTGCTGCAAGATCCGCTAGCGATTTTTTCATTTCAGGACAACAATATTGTTCTACCTGCTGTTGTGCTAGAAGAAATCGATTCCAAAAAGCGACTGATGGATGAAATCGGAAGAAATGCAAGGTATGTGGCCAAACTGCTTGACACCCTTCGGCTTAAAGGGCAGCTTCATAAAGGGGTTACGATGGACAACGGTGGTGATCTGCGCGTTGAGCTAAATCATCGGTCATTTGCCCGCATGCAGGAGATGTTTCTTGATGCGACGAATGACAATCGAATTCTGGCTGTGGCCCTCAATCTGCATACTGAAGAGCAGCAGAAGGAAAAACCGTGTGCTGTTGTTCTTGTCACGAAGGATGCGCTTCTGCGAGTTAAGGCAGATGCACTTGGCCTTCCTGCTGAAGATTTTTTATCAGATCGTGTAGTACATGAATTCTCTAGCTTGTATAAAGGATACACAACGCTTTCGGTATCGGTGGATGTGATTCAGAAGTTTTATGGTCCAGGTCCATTCGACATCAAGAAGCATTTACCGCAGTATGGCTTTTTACCGAATGAATTCCTTATTTTGAAAGACGAGCTGGGCTCTTCTTCTTCGGCAATTGGTCGAGTTAGCAGTGATAGCCGTTATTTGCTGCCGCTTGTATTCGGGGATGAGATCGTTTGGGGAATAAAGGCGCGTAATGCGCAGCAGAAAATGGCGATGGAACTTCTCTTGAATAAAGACATTCCGCTCGTTACGTTGACTGGAAAAGCAGGTACAGGGAAAACACTTTTGTCACTTGCGGCTGGTTTGATGCAAATTGAAGACGAGCATGCCTACAAGAAGCTGCTGGTGGCGCGTCCGATTGTGCCGCTTGGCAAAGATCTTGGTTACTTGCCGGGTGAGAAAGAGGAGAAGCTGCGCCCGTGGATGCAGCCGATCTACGACAATCTTGAATATCTCTTCAACACGAAGCATTCGAGTGATCTTGACAAGATTCTAGCCGGGCTTGGCAGTATCCAGGTAGAAGCGCTTACGTACATTCGAGGGCGCAGCATACCGGAGCAGTTCATTATCGTGGACGAAGCACAGAACCTGACCAAGCACGAAGTCAAAACGATTCTGACTCGGGTGGGTGATAACAGTAAAATTATTTTGATGGGTGATCCGCAGCAGATTGACCATCCGTATCTTGATGAAGTGAACAATGGATTAACATACGTAGTTGAGATGTTCAAGCAGCAGAAAATGTCTGGACATATCACGCTGCATAAAGGAGAGCGTTCTAATCTCGCTCAGCTGGCCGCTGACCTGCTGTGA
- a CDS encoding MBL fold metallo-hydrolase, with protein MRIHTFPLGPLQTNCYVVANELTNEAIIIDAGMQPRALLECAADYQVQAILLTHAHFDHMGGLDLIRKKTEAPVYIHANEQEWLTNPDLNGSSRWPMIEGVMQTDRAEHELADEQVLSLAGFQIRVLATPGHTPGGVSFLIDDHLFSGDTLFAHSIGRTDLPGGSYEQLITSIEEKLMPLAPETRVYPGHGSGTTIGFEKVHNPFINGNN; from the coding sequence ATGCGTATTCATACTTTTCCGCTAGGGCCGCTACAGACGAACTGCTATGTAGTAGCCAATGAGCTGACGAACGAAGCGATTATTATTGATGCGGGTATGCAGCCGCGTGCACTGCTAGAATGTGCAGCCGACTATCAGGTGCAGGCAATTCTACTTACACATGCACATTTTGACCATATGGGCGGTCTTGATCTGATCCGCAAAAAGACAGAAGCGCCGGTATACATCCATGCAAATGAACAGGAATGGCTGACGAATCCAGACTTGAACGGATCTTCCCGCTGGCCGATGATTGAAGGCGTGATGCAGACAGATCGGGCTGAGCATGAGCTAGCAGACGAACAGGTTCTCTCTCTTGCCGGATTCCAGATTCGCGTGCTGGCAACACCAGGGCATACACCGGGAGGCGTGTCGTTTTTGATCGATGATCATTTGTTTAGTGGGGATACATTGTTTGCGCATTCTATTGGACGGACTGACCTGCCGGGTGGCAGCTATGAACAGCTAATTACAAGTATTGAAGAGAAGCTTATGCCGCTTGCGCCGGAGACACGAGTTTATCCAGGGCATGGGTCTGGGACGACGATTGGGTTTGAAAAAGTACATAATCCGTTTATTAACGGAAACAACTAG
- a CDS encoding diguanylate cyclase, which yields MNDKTKYAYAEEHIKLLRLLNQVNAEIAGTTKLERALAVIGDAIWCGIGAGTCVSLLEEEEKNLQVWLNTDHKESRYCYVLPDEAIERQVMETGQPQTLYPRRELSGVALLPLLDYGTVWMYPVSCEGETLGVLYVFHKQEYDLPEHSKEFLTHLAVRLGIAVYNWRRQEEILYKRRKLQFLYTMMDVAADAEATIEDVLEVVHSQISSTFGFSRVMIGLLDENEHRIRIARASGFVPEEWVQELVLPAHLGDTRHEEAFRTGLPVVVQDAKHDTRCLGAAQQLELYSAVAVPIMYKEQALGIIYVDSGDYRRFSELTLQFLTSIARQLGIVLMNTRQYEYIRQLAITDGLTGLHTRQYFSERYQEEFAATKRSGDPLCLIMLDIDDFKKINDTNGHLVGDRVLVHVSHMLQTQVRVSDTVARYGGEELIVLLPRTTLEQTCMIAERIQQSFLDLPFPFLVTASIGIAAYPEHGIEREMLLMKADDAMYRAKHEGKNQIRIAR from the coding sequence ATGAATGATAAAACAAAGTACGCATATGCAGAAGAGCACATTAAGCTTTTGCGGCTGTTGAATCAGGTGAACGCAGAAATAGCAGGCACGACCAAACTGGAACGGGCTCTTGCTGTGATTGGAGATGCTATCTGGTGTGGGATTGGGGCAGGTACGTGTGTATCGCTGTTGGAAGAAGAAGAAAAGAACTTGCAAGTATGGTTGAATACTGATCATAAAGAGAGTCGATATTGCTACGTGCTTCCAGACGAGGCTATAGAGCGTCAGGTAATGGAGACTGGGCAGCCGCAAACGTTATATCCACGACGTGAATTGTCGGGTGTTGCGTTGCTGCCGCTTCTAGATTATGGAACAGTTTGGATGTATCCGGTTTCATGTGAAGGAGAAACACTTGGTGTGCTGTATGTGTTTCATAAACAGGAATATGACCTTCCGGAGCATAGTAAGGAGTTTCTTACTCACTTGGCAGTCCGCCTTGGCATTGCAGTTTATAATTGGAGACGACAGGAAGAGATTTTGTATAAGCGTCGCAAGCTCCAGTTTCTTTACACCATGATGGACGTAGCGGCTGACGCGGAAGCGACTATAGAGGATGTGCTTGAAGTCGTTCATTCACAGATTTCGAGTACATTCGGATTCAGCAGGGTAATGATCGGACTTCTTGATGAGAACGAGCATCGGATTCGAATTGCACGTGCCAGCGGGTTTGTGCCGGAGGAGTGGGTACAGGAACTCGTTCTGCCTGCTCATCTAGGAGATACCCGGCATGAAGAAGCGTTTCGCACCGGATTGCCAGTCGTGGTGCAGGATGCTAAACATGATACTCGCTGTCTTGGAGCAGCCCAGCAGCTTGAGCTATACAGCGCGGTGGCTGTTCCGATTATGTACAAAGAGCAGGCGCTCGGCATTATTTATGTAGACAGTGGGGATTATCGGCGATTTTCTGAGCTTACGCTTCAGTTTCTGACATCCATTGCCCGTCAACTTGGTATCGTATTGATGAATACACGTCAGTATGAGTATATTCGTCAGCTAGCGATTACAGATGGATTGACAGGACTTCATACTCGCCAGTATTTTTCAGAACGGTATCAGGAGGAGTTCGCAGCGACAAAACGCTCAGGGGATCCGCTCTGCTTGATTATGCTTGACATTGATGACTTCAAGAAAATTAATGATACGAACGGTCACCTTGTGGGAGACCGGGTACTGGTGCATGTATCTCATATGCTTCAGACACAAGTGCGAGTGTCTGATACGGTTGCGCGCTATGGTGGAGAAGAACTTATTGTACTTCTTCCCCGGACAACGCTTGAGCAGACCTGTATGATTGCGGAACGTATACAGCAATCCTTTTTAGACTTACCTTTTCCGTTTTTGGTGACGGCTAGTATCGGTATTGCGGCTTATCCAGAGCATGGGATTGAGAGAGAGATGCTTCTGATGAAAGCGGATGATGCGATGTATCGTGCCAAGCATGAGGGGAAAAATCAAATTCGTATCGCCCGCTAA